Proteins encoded within one genomic window of Vigna radiata var. radiata cultivar VC1973A unplaced genomic scaffold, Vradiata_ver6 scaffold_251, whole genome shotgun sequence:
- the LOC106754495 gene encoding uncharacterized protein LOC106754495 translates to MVVVVVVVVVVVVVVVVATSALLVVVVEASAGSSDDDGGGGGSVAAVVVVDIVAVVVVAKMVVVVMVVVVLVVVGVVLVVAVATMVVVVVVVLLVEVAVATTTVVPMVVVVVVVMVVAVAVKVVVLMVLVALVLWLCGHGVTGDGYSANGGSGGDAGGCCGGGCGCGSRGDCCGDGHGRGDGRSSGGGGDSGSGGCVLVVVAAAIGGGGCCDGDAGGDGGSCGGGCCDGDAGGDGGSCAGGDGVSGGCGGGEVVAAATVMVVAAVVRNVVLVVAVMVVVVVVTEVVLIVLVALAGGGGGCCGGGCGCGGSDDGFGGSHDRGGGSSSGGGGDSGCGSVAVVVAATMLVVVMVVAVVAVVVVVLVVVVAAAVASMMVVVVGFVLVVEAATMVIVVVVVGGGGGDAYSGSSDAYSGGVDEGVVVVVVVMVVVSVLVAAALPKVMGVVVAMVVVVAMMVVVEMAASMIVVVVDGGGGLVPAAVVVVVVHAVAAMDGAGGCGYCDCGGFGVCGGHDAKGCAGGGNGGSGADGDGAFGGGSGCALSRCGCGGRSAFSGGGVDDGGCDNGPCGGGFCFGGGGGRGRGDRGGGRGGINGCGGTVGGGGGDGGGGGGGGGGSGGGVMVVVVAMAFLVVLVVATVVVMVVVVVLAAWVPVIMELVLAVLAVLVVVVYISCYGCGGGCCRGGRGVTGHGGSANGGSGGDDCGCGGSDDGFCGGHFHGGGSSSSGGGDSGCGGGGVAVVVVAATMLVFVMVMAVVVVVLVVVVASADASTMVVAVGGGVGGGGGDDDGGSGGAYSGGRGAIGYGGGGSGGDSCDDDGAFCGGGGCGGGGGGVGGGSGGSGCGGGSGGGGGYGGGGGAGDGGDGCSGCGGGSGCRGVVVVVAVVLVVVVLVMVAATVVLVCGGGFCFGGGGGRGRGDRGGINGCGGTGGGGGGDGGGGGGGGGGSGGGSGDDGGGGWVGCGGSGRRDGGGGCGGIFGGVGGGDGSGDGCGGGAGGVGASDSGTDAGGAGGGGVFFVVMMVVQLMVAAAAVWW, encoded by the exons ATGGTCGTGGTGGTGGTTgtcgtggtggtggtggtggtggtggtggtggtggcaacGTCGGCATTGTTGGTGGTAGTGGTGGAGGCGTCAGC TGGTAGCAGCGACGACGATGGTGGTGGAGGTGGCTCGGTGGCGGCGGTGGTGGTTGTGGATATAGTGGCGGTGGTTGTGGTGGCTaaaatggtggtggtggtgatggttgtGGTGGTGTTAGTGGTGGTGGGGGTGGTGCTTGTGGTGGCGGTAGCGAcaatggtggtggttgttgtggtaGTGTTGTTGGTAGAGGTGGCGGTGGCGACGACAACGGTGGTACCaatggttgtggtggtggtggtagtgatGGTGGTTGCGGTGGCTGTGAAGGTGGTGGTGCTGATGGTTTTGGTGGCGCTGGTGTTATGGTTGTG TGGTCATGGTGTTACTGGTGATGGTTATAGTGCTAATGGTGGCAGCGGCGGCGATGCTGGTGGTTGTTGTGGCGGCGGTTGTGGTTGTGGTAGTAGGGGTGATTGTTGTGGTGATGGTCATGGTCGTGGTGATGGCCGTAGTAGTGGCGGTGGCGGCGACAGTGGTTCTGGTGGTTGTGTcttggtggtggtggcggcggcgaT tggtggtggtggatgtTGTGATGGTGATGCTGGTGGCGATGGTGGTAGTTGTGGTGGTGGATGTTGTGATGGTGATGCTGGTGGCGATGGTGGTAGTTGTGCTGGTGGTGATGGTGTtagtggtggttgtggtggtggtg AGGTGGTGGCGGCGGCAACGGTGATGGTGGTAGCAGCGGTAGTACGAAATGTTGTGCTGGTGGTGGCAGtgatggtggttgtggtggttgtGACGGAGGTGGTGCTGATCGTTTTGGTGGCGCTGGC CGGCGGCGGCGGTGGTTGTTGTGGCGGcggttgtggttgtggtggtagTGATGATGGTTTTGGTGGTAGTCATGATCGTGGTGGTGGCAGTAGTAGTGGCGGTGGCGGCGATAGTGGTTGTGGTAGTGTCgcggtggtggtggcggcgacAATGCTAGTGGTTGTGATGGTGGTTGCGGTAGTGGCAGTTGTGGTGGTGgttttggtggtggtggtggcggcggctGTGGCGTCGATGATGGTAGTGGTGGTGGGGTTTGTGCTGGTGGTGGAAGCGGCGACAatggttattgttgttgtggtggtgggGGGTGGGGGTGGTGACGCCTACAGTGGTAGTAGTGACGCCTACAGTGGTGGCGTCGATGAGGGTGTTGTGGTTGTAGTGGTTGTGATGGTGGTGGTTTCCGTGTTGGTGGCGGCCGCGTTGCCAAAGGTTATGGGGGTGGTGGTAGCGATGGTGGTAGTGGTGGCGATGATG GTAGTGGTGGAGATGGCAGCGTCGATgattgtggtggtggtggatggTGGTGGGGGGTTGGTGCCAGCGGcagtggtggtagtggtggtgcaTGCTGTGGCGGCGATGGATGGTGCTGGTGGTTGTGGTTATTGTGATTGTGGTGGTTTTGGTGTTTGTGGCGGCCACGATGCTAAAGGTTGTGCGGGTGGTGGCAATGGTGGTAGTGGTGCCGACGGTGATGGTGCTTTTGGCGGTGGTAGTGGTTGTGct TTGTCGCGGTGTGGTTGTGGTGGTCGCAGTGCTtttagtggtggtggtgttgaTGATGGTGGCTGCGACAACGGTCCTTGTGGAGGTGGTTTTTgttttggtggtggtggtggtagggGTCGTGGTGATCGTGGTGGTGGTCGTGGTGGTATTAATGGTTGTGGTGGTActgttggtggtggtggcggcgacgGTGGTGggggcggtggtggtggtggaggcaGCGGCGGTG gcgtgatggtggtggtggttgcgATGGCATTTTtggtggtgttggtggtggCGACAGTAGTGGtgatggttgtggtggtggtgctggCGGCGTGGGTGCCAGTGATAATGGAACTGGTGCTGGCGGTGCTGGCGgtgctggtggtggtggtgtatATTTCGTG ttatggttgtggtggtggttgttgtcgTGGAGGTCGTGGTGTTACTGGTCATGGTGGTAGTGCTAATGGTGGCAGCGGCGGCGACgattgtggttgtggtggtagTGATGATGGTTTTTGTGGTGGTCATTTTCATGGTGGTGGCAGTAGCAGTAGCGGTGGCGGCGAcagtggttgtggtggtggtggtgtcgcggtggtggtggtggcggcgacgATGTTAGTGTTTGTTATGGTgatggcggtggtggtggtggttttggtggtggtggtggcgtcGGCGGACGCGTCGACGATGGTAGTGGCTGTGGG TGGTGGGgtgggtggtggtggtggtgacgaCGACGGTGGTAGTGGTGGCGCCTATAGTGGCGGTCGCGGTGCCATAGGTTATGGGGGTGGTGGCAGCGGTGGTGATAGTTGCGACGATGATGGTGCtttttgtggtggtggtggttgtg ggggtggtggtggcggcgttGGCGGCGGCAGCGGTGGTAGTGGTTGTGGAGGTGGTAGTGGTGGCGGGGGTGGTTATGGTGGCGGCGGCGGTGCCGGTGATGGTGGTGATGGTTgtagtggttgtggtggtggttcTGGTTGTCgtggtgtggtggtggtggtcgcagtggtgttagtggtggtggtgttggtaATGGTGGCGGCGACAGTGGTGCTTGTGTGTGGAGGTGGTTTTTgttttggtggtggtggtggtagggGTCGTGGTGATCGTGGTGGTATTAATGGTTGTGGTGGtactggtggtggtggtggcggcgacgGCGGTGggggcggtggtggtggtggtggcagcgGCGGTGGTAGCGGcgatgatggtggtggtggttgggTTGGTTGTGGTGGTAGTGGTAGgcgtgatggtggtggtggttgcgGTGGCATTTTTGGTGGTGTTGGTGGCGGCGACGGTAGTGGtgatggttgtggtggtggtgctggCGGTGTGGGTGCCAGTGATAGTGGTACTGATGCTGGCGGTGCTGGTGGGGGTGGTGTTTTTTTCGTGGTAATGATGGTAGTCCAATTGatggtggcggcggcggcggtgTGGTGGTAA
- the LOC106754498 gene encoding glycine-rich cell wall structural protein-like, translated as MVVVVVMVVVVFVVAAAAAALVVVGVVALVVATVGGGDNGCCGGCGSNGDCGCGGGWDDSCCTGGGGGSGGSGGGNSSGVDDRGGGGVGIGGGVGNSGGGCSADDCGGCVVEVVVMLVAMVVAVAVTISVGAGVGGGSGGDASGSVGGSKISGGGGLSRGGCGGGGGSVLVTVLVVVVVVVVVVEVLVVMEVELMVAAAAWAVGVVVLVVMLIGVVVVVVLVVVVVWSNDSGGGGCGDGGGGGGCTGGGGGCCCGGVGGDGNCGVSGGGGGGDGGGGVGGGGGCGGGGSGGCSDCGGGGNDDGGSGGYGRGGGGGGCGGGGGGGGGGGVGGGSDGGGGGGVADDGGGRQWWRSGGGGGGVEVLVLVTVEAVTTMVVMVVVVFVVAAALAVAVVVVGGKWQWWW; from the exons ATGGTTGTTGTGGTGGTTATGGTGGTTGTAGTGTTTGTCGTGGCGGCAGCGGCGGCGGCGTTGGTGGTTGTGGGGGTTGTTGCTTTGGTGGTTGCGACTGTGGGCGGTGGCGACAATGGTTGTTGTGGTGGTTGTGGATCTAATGGTGATTGTGGTTGTGGTGGCGGTTGGGATGACAGCTGTTGTactggtggtggtggcggtagCGGCGGCAGTGGTGGCGGCAATAGCAGTGGAGTCGATGATCGTGGTGGCGGCGGTGTCGGTATCGGTGGCGGTGTCGGTAATAGCGGCGGTGGTTGTAGTGCTGATGAttgtggtggttgtg TGGTAGAGGTGGTGGTGATGCTGGTGGCGATGGTGGTGGCGGTAGCGGTAACGATATCGGTGGGTGCTGGTGTCGGTGGTGGTAGCGGCGGCGATGCCAGTGGTTCTGTTGGCGGCAGCAAAATTAGTGGCGGTGGTGGTCTTAGtcgtggtggttgtggtggtggtgggggtAGTGTATTGGTGACGGTGTTGGTTGTGGTcgtggttgttgtggtggtggtcGAGGTATTAGTAGTGATGGAAGTAGAGCTAATGGTGGCGGCGGCAGCATGGGCGGTGGGGGTTGTTGTGCTGGTGGTGATGTTAATAGGGGTTGTGGTGGTAGTTGTCTTAGTGGTGGTAGTAGTGTGGAG CAACgacagtggtggtggtggttgtggcgACGGCGGTGGCGGGGGTGGTTGTACTGGCGgcggtggtggttgttgttgtggtggtgtGGGTGGTGATGGTAATTGTGGTGTTAGTGGTGGTGggggtggtggtgatggtggggGCGgcgttggtggtggtggtggttgtggtggtggtgggagCGGAGGTTGTAGTGATTGTGGTGGCGGTGGCAACGACGATGGTGGTAGTGGTGGATATGGTCGTGGCGGTGGGGGTGGAggttgtggtggtggcggcggcggtggtggtggcggtggcgtTGGTGGTGGCAGTGatggtggcggcggcggcggtgTTGCCGATGATGGTGGCGGCCGACAGTGGTGGAGGAG cggcggtggtggtggtggggtGGAGGTTTTGGTGTTGGTGACGGTGGAGGCGGTGACTACAATGGTTGTTATGGTGGTTGTGGTGTTTGTGGTGGCGGCGGCGTTGGCAGTGGCTGTAGTGGTGGTTGGGGGGAAGTGGCAGTGGTGGTGGTAG
- the LOC106754499 gene encoding uncharacterized protein LOC106754499, translated as MRPQDVPKDQVFLRTFPYSLEDAAREWMYCLAPRAITSWDDMKRKDITRIRQLGGESLYEYWERFKRLCDNCPHHQIPEQNLLQYFYEGLNSLDRSMIDAASGGALGATTPTEARQLIEKMASNSQQFGTKSDTIVVRGVHDIVTQSSSSDDRKLEGKIDSLVSLVSQMALSQTPASPSKSVAQHCGVCLSNEHYTDDCPALQQPTGHDASPAYAANIQTNRKPQQPSPNKPYVPPLVRRYERQQQPEIPAQPVLQPDMSSFELTLEELVKQMTIQNMQF; from the exons ATGAGGCCTCAAGATGTTCCTAAGGATCAAGTCTTCTTAAGGACATTTCCTTATTCATTAGAGGATGCAGCAAGGGAGTGGATGTACTGCTTAGCGCCTAGAGCCATCACCAGTTGGGATGAtatgaagag AAAAGACATCACtaggattaggcagcttggtggggAGAGCctatatgagtattgggagagattcaagaggCTTTGTGACAACTGTCCTCACCATCAGATACCAGAGCAAAACCTTCTCCAATATTTCTACGAAGGTCTCAATAGCTTGGATAGGAGTATGATTGATGCTGCTAGTGGTGGAGCACTAGGAGCTACGACTCCTACTGAAGCcaggcaattgattgagaagatggcttctaACTCCCAGCAATTTGGCACCAAGAGTGATACTATTGTGGTTAGGGGAGTACATGATATTGTTACCCAGTCTTCATCATCTGATGACAGGAAATTAGAAGGCAAGATTGACTCCCTTGTGAGTTTGGTATCGCAGATGGCTTTAAGTCAGACACCAGCATCTCCATCTAAATCTGTTGCACAACATTGTGGTGTATGTCTCTCCAATGAGCATTATACAGATGACTGTCCTGCTTTGCAGCAACCTACTGGCCATGATGCATCTCCAGCCTATGCTGCAAACATACAAACCAACAGGAAGCCACAACAGCCAA GTCCTAACAAACCATATGTGCCTCCACTTGTTCGGAGATATGAGAGGCAACAACAGCCAGAGATTCCTGCCCAGCCAGTTCTTCAACCTGACATGTCTTCTTTTGAGCTTACCTTGGAGGAGTTGGTgaagcagatgactattcaaaACATGCAATTTTAG
- the LOC106754496 gene encoding putative glycine-rich cell wall structural protein 1: MVVVVLIMVVVVDLMVIVVVVAAGLAVVVLVVVTVMVVVVRVAAVVMVVVVAAATAVVVVAAMVMVLVLVVVVVVMVVVMVVAVVVVAVSLTVAVVVVLMIVVVVVVGGGDDSGGGGSGDGGGGGFRGGGGTSGGDDYSGCGWCRGGGGGDVGGGGSSDSGCAGAGGCSCGGGNGSGGGGNNGGYGGGGGDGGGGGGRGRGGRGIRGDGGSANGGGDGGGSGCSAGGASNSGCGGNGLSGGGSVEVVVVEVVVVVVMVVVMVVDGKTTKKLL; encoded by the exons ATGGTTGTTGTGGTGcttataatggttgtggttgtgGATCTAATGGTGATTGTGGTTGTGGTGGCGGCTGGGTTGGCAGTTGTTGTATTGGTGGTGGTGacggtgatggtggtggttgtgAGGGTGGCGGCAGTGGtgatggttgtggtggtggcaGCGGCGACAGCGGTAGTGGTAGTGGCGGCGATGGTGATGGTGCTTGTtttggtggtagtggtggtagTTATGGTTGTGGTTATGGTGgtagcggtggtggtggtggcggtgtcGCTAACGGTGGCGGTGGTTGTAGTGCTAATgattgtggtggtggtggtggtt GGCGGCGGCGATgacagtggtggtggtggtagtggcgACGGTGGTGGTGGGGGTTttcgtggtggtggtggcaCTAGTGGTGGTGACGACTACAGTGGTTGTGGTTGGTGTCGTGGTGGAGGCGGTGGTGATGTTGGTGGCGGTGGCAGCAGCGACAGCGGTTGTGCTGGTGCCGGTGGTTGTAGTTGCGGCGGTGGCAATGGTTCTGGTGGTGGTGGCAACAACGGTGgttatggtggtggtggcggtgacGGTGGTGGGGGTGGTGGTCGAGGTCGTGGTGGTCGTGGTATTAGGGGTGATGGCGGTAGTGCTAACGGTGGTGGCGACGGTGGCGGCAGTGGCTGCTCTGCTGGTGGTGCTAGTAATAGCGGTTGTGGTGGTAATGGACTTAGTGGTGGTGGTAGTGTGGAGGTAGTTGTGGTGGaggttgttgtggtggtggttaTGGTGGTGGTTATGGTGGTTGATGgcaaaacaactaaaaaattgctctag
- the LOC106754494 gene encoding putative glycine-rich cell wall structural protein 1: MEALLELSHEQPPNPENWQQNDEEDESLWGLPSSGGGGGQGGGFGDGGGDGGGDGGGGCGCRGGGGSGGGVRIGGSSGGGGSVGNCGGGGGGGGGGGSGSHYGGGDDDGGGGSGGGG; this comes from the exons atggaagctCTCTTGGAACTCAGTCACGAACAACCTCCAAATCCAGAGAATTGGCAGcagaatgatgaagaagatgaa tccctttggGGGTTGCCATcaagtggtggtggtggtggtcaGGGTGGTGGTTTTGGCGATGGCGGCGGCGATGGCGGTGGCGATGGCGGCGGTGGTTGTGGTTgtcgtggtggtggtggtagtggtggcgGCGTCCGAATTGGTGGTAGTAGTGGTGGAGGCGGCAGCGTCGGTaattgtggtggtggtggtggcggtggcggtggtggtggtagtggtagCCACTACGGTGGCGGCGAcgatgatggtggtggtggtagcgGCGGTGGTGGTTAG